The window GAGCAGGGCATGAAGCCGTTTGAAAAGTGTCCAATTTGCGGTGGAGAGCTTGCGGAAAAGGAGGTCGAGAAGCTTTTACGCGGTGGGATGCATACCGCGGTTCTCGACGTGAAGGCACATGTGTGCTTGAAATGCGGTGCACGGTTATACTCTCCTGATCTTGTGAGGAAATTTGAGGACATTCGCTGCCGCCTTGAGGACAATCGCCTCGAGGGATTTCAGACTATCGACGCTTGCAGGTTCATGGACCAGAACGGCTGATAGGGCGGAGCAAGGGATAAATGGCGTTTCTTGGTGCTTGCGCTGAGGCCGGCCGGCGCCGCCGGTGGGGCCTTCGCGGAGGAGCCTGAGACATATCTCCCATCGCCACCGGGATGGGCGTTCACAAGGAGGAGACGGTCCGTGGCTGAGATGAGCGGTGGACAAGGGGTCATCGAGCTCCTGAAGGTTGAACAGGTCCGTCACCGCTCGTGCCGTTCGGTTTGAAATAGGAGAGCGCAATGCCGACAAGCAGTTACACCGCGATCCTGGAGCGAGAAGGCGATCTTTACGTCGCCTTGTGTCCGGAGCTCGACGTGGCCAGCCAGGGGGCAACGGTCGAGGAAGCCATGGCGAATCTGAAGGAGGCCGTCGAGCTTTTCCTTGAGTGTGCCGACCCCGAAGAGGTCAAGCGTCGCCTTCACAGCGAGGTGTTCATCACGAGATTCGAAGCCGCGCATGGGGAGGCTCCGGGT is drawn from Candidatus Rokuibacteriota bacterium and contains these coding sequences:
- a CDS encoding YgiT-type zinc finger protein codes for the protein MKPFEKCPICGGELAEKEVEKLLRGGMHTAVLDVKAHVCLKCGARLYSPDLVRKFEDIRCRLEDNRLEGFQTIDACRFMDQNG
- a CDS encoding type II toxin-antitoxin system HicB family antitoxin, translated to MPTSSYTAILEREGDLYVALCPELDVASQGATVEEAMANLKEAVELFLECADPEEVKRRLHSEVFITRFEAAHGEAPGPIWPGGLPDS